The Daphnia pulex isolate KAP4 chromosome 7, ASM2113471v1 genome includes the window GGCAGCAAACGACAGAGAAGAATCGCACCTCATTTCTTCCGCTGTCTGGAGCAGATTCGGCCGTCATCACTCTCCaccaaccagcagcagctccttctCCCTtccagtttcctttttttcagcAGACGAGCTCCTTTTATTCCAACTGCTGCTcctaaaaaaatctatttataCCATTTGAGATCAAATGTAGGCCAACCGACATTAGTATTCATCCCACGAAAATCTAACTCTCAATTGGTCACATTCAATAGATGTATATAGCCTCGTATTATAGTACATCAAGTTAATTGATATTTATTATCAAAGACTATCGCGTTTTGATTCCAAATAAgtctaaaaagaataatagaCTACGCCCATTATAAAAGATACGACACGAAAACGAATGGATGGACCCCCAAGTGAGACCGATGGAATGACAAGATATATAATTTCTATATTGCTGATGTATACTCtatacaccagcagcagcagcaccatgtcgtgtgtgtgtgtataaccTGATGATGATGTCGGTTGCGGGAGCGCATCATTCACGTCTGACTGACGCAATAAACGGACCCTGTTGACAACCTATTACACAGGAGCTTGCACATATACAACCCCCGATGCACACATATAATACAAACCACATTATATAGCTATACTATTTTCCACGCAAATTTAAATGCAGCTACAACTTAAATAGATTATATAAATTGTATACATCCTTTGTAGTCTGGTTTGTTGTATACATGCATATATATAGGGCACCAACAGTTGCTCCTGTCCGTATATCCCAGTGGACGTAATACATCGAAGAGACACATAGAGCACAGCACAAGATGAATGTCTTGAGACTTTGAGAGACCTCGTGCCGCGCCCTCCAACTCGATTTCTTGGTGctggccggcagcagcagcatcaggaGCATCTTGTTTTGCCGGACGGCAATTCACTGATATGCGTGTATACACGACACGAAACAGGCCAGCAGTCGActcctctgtgtgtgttataccgccacacacacacacacacatccgaTTATATGAAgatgacaaaaaagaagaagataaagagACGATCAAGGAGCTCGTTCATCCAAGGAGCCGTCGTCTGATGTTGGCAGCCAAAAGCCAAGCCCTCtcttcccccctcctccttttgCTGGGCTATATGGAGGGAAATTATATGGCCGTCTGCTGGCCCTTGTGTGTCCGTTTTATCCACAACGACGACCAGGAGcatcacacacaacacacagtaGGGGCTAAATTGATTAGCCCATTCACGTCCGACTGCGAGCTACAGCTGATGCTCCTATCTAGGAGCCATTAGGAGCCCGGTCACCGTATATATATCCATACACACAAGGCTTATAAATAGATGTCGACATGTCCAGCCCCAATTAATAATATGCGGGCGCACCGGGCcgtctatataggcctatatctaTAATGTCAAATGATCAAAGCgtggcgggaaattcaaaattcaaaattgatgGTAAtatctctctatctctcttttattattatgaaataGGTGGCGAAGTGATGAACTATTACCTGATCAGTTTGGCGGCGGCCGACCTGCTGGCCGGCCTTTTGGTCGTGCCGCTGTCCATCTACCCGGCGTTGACGGACAGCTGGCCGCTGGGTGACGTGTTGTGCTCGATCGCCGGCTACGTGGAAGCGACTCTGTGGGCCGTCTCAGTGTACTCGTTCATGTGGATATCGGTGGACCGCTACTTGGCCATCCGCAAGCCTTTGCGCTACGAAACGGTGCAGACGCCGTCGCGCTGCCAGTGCTGGGTCATCTTCACGTGGCTGACGTCCATGCTGGCCTGCTGTCCGCCATTGCTCCAGGGCTCGACCGGCTACGCCAGCGGGGCTCCTTACTTCGACCCGGAGGCCTTCGTCTGCCACCTCAACTGGACGGGCATGTCGGCCTACTCGGTGACGCTGGTCATCTTGGTCCTGTGTCCGACCCTGGCCACCGTGGCCTACACCTATTTCTACATCTTCAGCTCCATGCGCAAGATGAGGAGCTCCTTGCTGCAGCAGGACAAGGAATACGCGACGGCCCTGAGCGAGAACCTCTCCAACCCGACCCACCTCATGTCCTTCATCCTGGTGATGACCTTCTGGCTGTCGTGGCTGCCGTTCATCTGCCTGACCCTGTACGAGTACCTGGCCCAGCATCGGATCGACTCCATCCCATTCCTCCACTTCACCGTCTTCTGGCTGGGCATCTGCAACTCGTTCTTCAAGCTCTTCATCTACGTGGCCATGAGCCCGCTCTTCCGGCACAAGCTCAGAATCTTCTGTCTCTCCTATCTCTGTTGCGGGGCCGCCAAGAGAAACAGCGCCAACAACAGGAGACCGCTCACTTCCGGATCGGCAAACAGgaaccaccaccatcatcatcacaataACGAAATCATCTACAGACGgtgatttttcaaatatatttttatgatttattatataataataatacccggcaaatttcaaaagaaaaactagaaCATTTTCTATATATTGTGATGAtatatcaaattttgaaacattttaacaAAAGACCAGAACAATATAActtccgcaaaaaaaaagttttttaaaaaataagaaattatggACAGTGTCGAGAGACGATTCTGCTCaggttttcaatttttttttaattccaaaatttaaaaaaattttttaattaaaaaaaaaaaattgaaagacaaCCATGGCCGGCATCCAACTATTTTTGTGTAGACGGTTGACTTCTATATAATTAATCTTGTAACGtaggttatatatatatatatattatatatattatacataaaTATGATGGGTGTTTTGTAATTTGTATACATAATAATTTTACCAGTAGGCcaaatatgttttttgttttgcaatgaAAGAACGGGGAAAAAACAGGGACGGTCGACAAACATATTTCCAGAAAATAGgctttgaataaaaatgtagaattaaatatttcccccctcccaaaaaaagtaaattcgTGCTGTgtacagtaaaataaaaatataggcTTCTGCTGCTAATATATTAAATGTAATACGCcagacaaaatttcaaaaaaattcatgagAATATTAAAAGTATGGgtcattcaaaatatttacatgCTGTCCCAGTCCGTATGATTTTTtcggttaaaaaagaaatttaatttttattttgtaacatcaatttttcccaaacacaaaacaaaagaattgtttGTGCTCCTTTGCGTCTGAGACAAATCAATAACGCTTATATATCGGTATGGTTCCACGTCAACACAAATACCTACGTATAGGCTTATGTAACAATTGCAATTCCGTGCatatatattaaaaatatatgaaaattATGATCTAATAGTCAGTCAATTTcaagtcaaaatttgaaacaaaaaaagcagaGGGAAATAATTGGAAATCAATGATATGGACGAGCGCGGTTATTATATACTtaacaaatatataataacagCAGCCGCCAGCcccgaaaaaattgaaatcaatattCTATATAAATACATCTATACCGTGCTGCGTGTCGTGAtgcgtattatatatatataataatatcaatTTAAATTGGATGTCGATCGTCGTGTCTCTCTATAATAtcgatgtgtgtgtatacatcaGGCTCATCATAATATGCTTAgcgtcgtcatcatcacctTGAAAAATTGTCTCTCCATCAAAtattcgaaaaacaaaaaagattagagctgttattatatatattaacTGCGCTGCTTATCTCCGCCTCTCCATGTTCTCTCTCGTTCGAAAACCGTGTGCCATCTgttctatgtgtgtgtgtgctgtgtgcgtgTTGGTGATTTGTGTCGCTGCTCtgttctgttgttgttgttttttgcaTCTATTATCAACGTCCGATAATAATTCCCCATTATTATGATCTACGTTTAGACATCGGCCAATCTAattgaatgtgtgtgtgtgtgtgagtcgGCCATCCGCTGtcgagggggggggatgtgtTATCGACTTTCCCGCGCCTTTGGCACCTGCTGTCATATCCATCGGCAACATATGGCGCCAACCAAATGAATCCAATTAGAtatccaacccaaaaaagaaagaaaaattcatcccaAAAAATTGTCGGCTGGTGCCATacatttattgattatttttttttagagagagagagctgcttTAATATGAATTACATTTTCGTGTTGGCGcccttcaaaaaagaaaaagcttcgtctatatacgtatatatataggcaaaagaaacaatcaattcatcatcattcttatgggtcttttttcttctagctctctctctctttcctatCTATAATACACACCCCGGGCTCGGCCCCAGTCACATGTACATgggtattgatttttttttctctctcttccgttTTCCATCTCCCATTTAGCCCCAGTCTAGAGTCGTCTATGTAGAGgtggagagcagcagcagcagtgcctcggccaaacaaaaaaggattatATTCCATGTTTCTAGTACCAGCaagtttcttattttatctttttttatttttggtggaGCTGTTGAAATGATTAGCATCGATCCTCCGCACTTTATAGAAATTGCTCCTCTTTCGCCGGCATTTTTTCGTCTTGATGATGATTTATGACCGCGCCCTCCATCATAttatatatcttttttctcaaaatgaaGATATAGTCGGGGtaaaattatatatatataatatacaggCGGGCCAATTTTGATCATCGTTTGGTCGTGTTGTGTCACTCCCCCCCTATCAAATCGtgtatgtctgtgtgtgtgtgtgtgtatttgaattctaaacaaaaaaggccCCACCCTTTCTCTCATTGCATAGAAATTATAGAGTAGCTCGGTCGACAACGAAATCAAGCGAATCAATAAAACATTCCTATACAGTCCCCCCaccaaaaagaacaaacaaaaaacttaaacttaaCATAAAAGACGTAATAGATTGGGAGGGGAGAGGAtgaggaaaattttttaatttaattttttttttatgtgaaatttttgattattttttttaatgtgtcaAAGTATGGTTTATCCGTTTGGTCAACTCCTCCACCCCCCAGTTTGCTGCTGTGTATTCATTCACCGAGAGttgaaaccaagaaaaaaaaacaaaaaaattagatgaTTATGATGTAATTCGATATAATTAATccttaagaaaaatgtttgtcgTTTTGTGctcggccaaaaaaaaaaaaaaattattggaacAACCACACATTCccgattaattattttatcatttcccGGCCAATTTATTGTCAATTcagccattttttaattatttttttgggtttcaattcatttccaaaattttccaaacCCCCTGCAAAatgatgttgaaaaaaaaagaaagaagagctcACTCTAaatatgatgatgataaaaGTATACATATGATATTGCGTGTATGTCATGTACTGTACATGTCCTACCTGTtgcggaaaaaaaataaaagttggttCATAAAACTCTACAACAATAtcaattcaatatttttattatttttttttaatcgattaaaacgaaatttttcaattaaaaacgggctttatttttttatattattattatttgtttttttcattgttcCGGATGACATTTGAATATCAAAcatctggctgctgctgtgccgtCGGATATATCATATTTTCTACTCGGTCGAAAATGGCAATCAAATGGATTCCTCGTGTGTGCCAGGGTGCAAATGGCACGGCCGCTGGATATtataatatcaaaatgaataaagagCTAGCTCACATCGTGTTTGTCCGTCATGTATACTATAGAAGAGGGAAGACAACTTTtacattcttttcttatataaaagataaatagATTTCGACGTAGTAGTACACATCCGGAGAAAGTCAAACGCGGAGAAACTATACACAGTTATAATCTGGCCGGTAAATACAGGGAAAACCTCTTTCGACTATATCCACATACGCCGAGGAGAGTCTCTCACTCAGTCCAGCagacgggaaagaaaagaaggtctctcctttttttgttcccgGGGTTGCTGGCAAAGTTACGTAATCTCTTTCCCAAATGATTTGGAAGGCCATCCCAGGAAATGCGCTGAATCTGCTTAggatcttttttatttttttttattttttttttgcccgtcTCAGCTTTTTTGTAAATGGCGCGCCGGCCTTTCATATGTTTTGTCGATTCCGTCTATCACCAACACACAATGAAGACACACCAGCATATTTATTTGTTGCCCAatctatatctatatatatatatatgcttgGCCATCTCTATTTATAAggagccccccaaaaaaatgagTGAATGAGCCAGGCCAGCACACGCTAAAGCAAAGGCAATAGTCACAGACGGACGTGATGAAAACAATAGTTCACTACACgttatcaatttcttttttctggaagaagaaaaaaatcatttctggcCATATCCAATATTCTCTTCGGCGCACTTGAACCAAACCCAGCATACACTTGAATGGGCCAGCAACTTCCCTtagctatattatatatttacacacacaaaagtaatatatatacatacataaatccctcctctctctctagctataTACATATGCTGTGTAAAGTGCTGGTGAAATATGACTGGGACtacatttttagatttttcggGAGAGAGTCGGAGTCCCGGTGGCGTCGTCTATTGGACCGCGATTCAATCAAACCCGCAGCTCTCAGCATCTCACTGCGTGTGTAGAGACTTGCCTTTAAGGACATGTAGACATGAGAGCAGAGTATATAGAGAGCTATGTGGGATATAGAAAATATATCCAGCACATCTATAGGGGGGGGAAACCAGATCGATATCAAACCCAAAAGTGCGACGTCGGCGAAAAAGTATTTGGACTATTTAGCCCGGGCTGgcctttttaaatatataagcTATAATCGCTATATATGAAAATCAgacatatttattttgttcggGAGTTCCCGAATAATAAATGGGAGACCCTATATAGGAAATGGACGCATTATAATGTTATAGGAGCCCAGCCAGTGCTGTGTGTTCTCCTAACAGGATAAAATATATTTGCGTCCGTCGGTGCACATTTTCTGGCCGGCCCTTTTCTG containing:
- the LOC124197563 gene encoding probable G-protein coupled receptor 21; translation: MLISLGSVEGWQSSVAESAAAAAASSASSAASQAVTAAVSAVAAVSAAAHQSSIGAAASGGGGSPSGATDVILTAENLTQAVIILILDVVIICSNLLIIATLATGSGGEVMNYYLISLAAADLLAGLLVVPLSIYPALTDSWPLGDVLCSIAGYVEATLWAVSVYSFMWISVDRYLAIRKPLRYETVQTPSRCQCWVIFTWLTSMLACCPPLLQGSTGYASGAPYFDPEAFVCHLNWTGMSAYSVTLVILVLCPTLATVAYTYFYIFSSMRKMRSSLLQQDKEYATALSENLSNPTHLMSFILVMTFWLSWLPFICLTLYEYLAQHRIDSIPFLHFTVFWLGICNSFFKLFIYVAMSPLFRHKLRIFCLSYLCCGAAKRNSANNRRPLTSGSANRNHHHHHHNNEIIYRR